The following coding sequences are from one Haliotis asinina isolate JCU_RB_2024 chromosome 3, JCU_Hal_asi_v2, whole genome shotgun sequence window:
- the LOC137278056 gene encoding thiosulfate sulfurtransferase-like — MAYPVVTPEWLSSQIHAGNKDLRIFDTTVGPSGPSIDEFRSAHIEGAQFFNLTKNAPFTQYVPLGLPDPAVFQDYVRSLGINTSSHVILCENVDQIGSKACRGWWLLRVHGLTNVSVLSGGLVRWKKEGHPVTDRQFEYGKSDVTVKVNKSLVMLYDDIKPGDGRQFVDTRHPDNFDGKEKEPSKFQIYCMGFLGLKPDGLRFQTGHIPGAINIPYPTLFKEDAISLKSKEELLQVFQAAGVKLDKPLTSTCYIGFTACILALAACVCGKDDVSVYYGSWTEYGQRAPDASVECTN, encoded by the exons ATGGCCTACCCTGTCGTAACACCAGAATGGCTGTCAAGTCAAATACATGCAGGAAACAAAGACTTGAGGATTTTTGATACTACAGTTGGACCCTCTGGGCCTTCGATAGATGAATTTAGGAG CGCGCATATTGAAGGAGCGCAGTTTTTCAACCTAACAAAGAATGCCCCATTCACTCAATACGTCCCTCTGGGTCTACCGGATCCTGCAGTTTTTCAAGATTATGTGAGATCTCTCGGAATAAACACGTCCAGTCACGTCATCCTGTGCGAAAACGTCGACCAAATCGGATCTAAAGCATGTCGAGGATGGTGGCTGTTAAGG GTCCACGGTTTGACAAACGTTTCTGTGCTGAGCGGGGGATTGGTCAGATGGAAGAAAGAAGGACATCCCGTGACGGACAGGCAGTTTGAATATGGG AAAAGTGACGTGACAGTCAAGGTCAACAAAAGCCTGGTAATGTTGTACGATGACATCAAACCCGGAGATGGCCGACAGTTCGTGGACACGCGACACCCCGACAATTTTGATGGCAAAGAAAAAGAACCTTCAAAAT TCCAGATCTactgcatggggtttctgggaCTGAAACCTGATGGTCTGAGGTTTCAGACCGGTCACATTCCTGGAGCCATCAACATTCCCTATCCCACACTCTTCAAGGAGGACGCCATTTCCCTTAAATCTAAGGAGGAGCTTCTCCAAG TGTTTCAGGCAGCTGGGGTCAAGCTGGACAAGCCCTTAACGTCCACTTGCTACATCGGCTTCACAGCCTGCATCCTCGCACTGGCCGCATGTGTCTGTGGGAAGGATGACGTCAGTGTATACTAT GGTTCCTGGACGGAGTACGGACAAAGGGCACCTGACGCCAGTGTTGAGTGCACGAACTGA
- the LOC137278057 gene encoding thiosulfate sulfurtransferase-like isoform X1 produces MVSPLVTPEWLSSQIKAGNKDLRIFDTTIGPSGPSVDGFRSEHIEGAQFLNIKKHAPFTQYLPLGLQDPGVFQDYLRSLGINSSSHVIVYENVQLNGFAAARGWWLLRFHGITNVSLLNGGLVRWKKEGYPVTDKEVEYEKGDVTVKVNKSLVMLYDDIKPGDGRQFVDTRKPYHFNGEEKEPSAFQTARMELLGLKSDGLTFQTGHIPGAVNIYYPSIYADDTISFKEKDELLRMFQSAGVKLDKPLTSTCYIGFTACALALAACVCGKDDVSVYIGSWTEYGQRASAAEVEC; encoded by the exons ATGGTTTCACCGCTGGTGACTCCGGAATGGCTGTCAAGTCAAATCAAAGCCGGTAACAAAGATTTGAGAATTTTTGATACAACCATTGGACCTTCCGGACCTTCTGTGGATGGGTTTAGGAG TGAACATATAGAAGGAGCACAGTTTCTCAACATAAAAAAGCATGCCCCATTCACTCAGTATCTCCCTTTGGGGCTGCAGGATCCAGGAGTTTTTCAAGATTACTTGAGATCTCTCGGCATTAACTCATCAAGTCACGTGATCGTGTATGAAAATGTTCAACTGAACGGATTTGCAGCAGCTCGAGGATGGTGGCTGTTAAGG TTTCACGGTATAACCAATGTGTCCCTTTTAAACGGGGGCCTGGTCAGATGGAAGAAGGAAGGTTACCCTGTCACAGATAAGGAGGTTGAGTATGAG AAAGGTGACGTGAcggtcaaggtcaacaaaagCCTGGTAATGCTGTACGATGACATCAAACCCGGAGATGGCCGACAGTTTGTTGACACGAGAAAACCCTACCATTTTAACGGTGAAGAGAAAGAACCTTCAGCAT TTCAAACAGCGCGAATGGAACTTTTAGGACTGAAATCGGATGGCCTGACGTTTCAGACCGGTCATATTCCCGGAGCCGTCAACATCTACTACCCATCCATATACGCTGACGACACCATTTCCTTTAAAGAAAAAGACGAGCTACTCCGAA TGTTTCAGTCCGCGGGGGTCAAGCTGGACAAGCCCTTAACATCCACGTGTTACATAGGTTTTACGGCCTGTGCCCTCGCCCTGGCCGCATGTGTCTGTGGGAAGGATGACGTCAGCGTCTACATT GGATCTTGGACTGAGTACGGACAAAGAGCTTCAGCCGCCGAAGTGGAGTGCTAG
- the LOC137278057 gene encoding thiosulfate sulfurtransferase-like isoform X2, with amino-acid sequence MTDESVSRRLSVYTLHKMLQDPGVFQDYLRSLGINSSSHVIVYENVQLNGFAAARGWWLLRFHGITNVSLLNGGLVRWKKEGYPVTDKEVEYEKGDVTVKVNKSLVMLYDDIKPGDGRQFVDTRKPYHFNGEEKEPSAFQTARMELLGLKSDGLTFQTGHIPGAVNIYYPSIYADDTISFKEKDELLRMFQSAGVKLDKPLTSTCYIGFTACALALAACVCGKDDVSVYIGSWTEYGQRASAAEVEC; translated from the exons ATGACTGATGAAAGTGTGTCAAGACGACTGTCAGTATACACGCTACACAAGATGTTGCAG GATCCAGGAGTTTTTCAAGATTACTTGAGATCTCTCGGCATTAACTCATCAAGTCACGTGATCGTGTATGAAAATGTTCAACTGAACGGATTTGCAGCAGCTCGAGGATGGTGGCTGTTAAGG TTTCACGGTATAACCAATGTGTCCCTTTTAAACGGGGGCCTGGTCAGATGGAAGAAGGAAGGTTACCCTGTCACAGATAAGGAGGTTGAGTATGAG AAAGGTGACGTGAcggtcaaggtcaacaaaagCCTGGTAATGCTGTACGATGACATCAAACCCGGAGATGGCCGACAGTTTGTTGACACGAGAAAACCCTACCATTTTAACGGTGAAGAGAAAGAACCTTCAGCAT TTCAAACAGCGCGAATGGAACTTTTAGGACTGAAATCGGATGGCCTGACGTTTCAGACCGGTCATATTCCCGGAGCCGTCAACATCTACTACCCATCCATATACGCTGACGACACCATTTCCTTTAAAGAAAAAGACGAGCTACTCCGAA TGTTTCAGTCCGCGGGGGTCAAGCTGGACAAGCCCTTAACATCCACGTGTTACATAGGTTTTACGGCCTGTGCCCTCGCCCTGGCCGCATGTGTCTGTGGGAAGGATGACGTCAGCGTCTACATT GGATCTTGGACTGAGTACGGACAAAGAGCTTCAGCCGCCGAAGTGGAGTGCTAG